From one Streptomyces sp. NBC_01478 genomic stretch:
- a CDS encoding carbohydrate binding domain-containing protein produces MTNAGFETGSSSPWTRTGGSTVISTPVHSGSHSLQITPSASSTGECDQSVTLSPNTAYTLTAWVQGPYAYIGVTGGSGAVTVYVHGWYGQSNVVADDFTLG; encoded by the coding sequence CTGACCAACGCGGGCTTCGAGACCGGCAGTTCGAGCCCCTGGACCCGCACGGGCGGCAGTACGGTGATCTCCACCCCGGTGCACAGCGGCAGCCACAGCCTCCAGATCACTCCGAGCGCAAGCAGCACCGGTGAATGCGACCAGAGCGTCACCCTGTCGCCCAACACCGCCTACACGCTGACCGCTTGGGTGCAGGGACCGTACGCCTACATCGGAGTCACCGGCGGCAGCGGAGCGGTCACCGTCTACGTCCACGGCTGGTACGGCCAGTCCAACGTCGTCGCCGACGATTTCACCCTCGGCTGA
- a CDS encoding MarR family winged helix-turn-helix transcriptional regulator, whose product MVDDQQPVPLESRLGYLLKHAQAGLARASAEALAPHGVDGHELAVLVVLAAGEPLSQVEAAGRLGVDRTTMVSLIDGLEDHGLAERRRSPQDRRKNIVELTAAGRDCLRRGEKARRAAERRFLAPLDEEAAASLVRALRTLVLAERE is encoded by the coding sequence ATGGTCGACGATCAGCAGCCCGTGCCCCTGGAGTCCCGGCTCGGCTATCTCCTCAAGCACGCTCAGGCCGGACTGGCCAGGGCATCGGCCGAGGCGTTGGCGCCGCACGGCGTGGACGGTCACGAGCTGGCCGTCCTGGTCGTGCTCGCGGCGGGCGAGCCGTTGTCGCAGGTCGAGGCGGCCGGGCGGCTCGGGGTCGACCGCACCACGATGGTGTCGCTGATCGACGGCCTGGAGGATCACGGGCTGGCGGAGCGGCGCCGCAGTCCGCAGGACCGCCGGAAGAACATCGTCGAGCTAACGGCGGCGGGCCGGGACTGCCTGCGCCGGGGCGAGAAGGCCCGCCGTGCGGCGGAGCGCCGTTTCCTCGCCCCGCTGGACGAGGAAGCGGCGGCGTCACTCGTACGGGCGCTGCGGACGCTGGTGCTCGCCGAGCGGGAGTGA
- a CDS encoding Smr/MutS family protein: MQPKLENISEAMALITLDLHPFFRSDRDIDTALRQTLFKAAATGVDIVQIIPGKGTGQLRKRVLAVLAQKHIRKLYARVEQDPANAGRILVHLR; encoded by the coding sequence GTGCAACCAAAGTTGGAGAACATCTCGGAGGCGATGGCCCTGATCACCCTGGATCTGCACCCCTTCTTCCGCAGCGATCGCGACATCGACACCGCCCTGCGGCAGACCCTCTTCAAGGCCGCCGCCACCGGGGTCGACATCGTCCAGATCATCCCGGGGAAGGGGACGGGCCAACTTAGGAAGCGGGTGCTGGCCGTGCTGGCGCAGAAGCACATCAGGAAGCTCTACGCCCGGGTGGAACAGGATCCGGCCAACGCGGGCCGGATCCTGGTCCACCTCCGCTGA
- a CDS encoding SGNH/GDSL hydrolase family protein, whose protein sequence is MSPFGLILAASAVVLTLTAPAAAATPGDDGPAYVALGDSYASGAGLAGVKDKECDRTTGGYPSLISRFAATVGLRHTFDDVTCSGATTNDFWNSRGTRAPQADALTARTRLVTLTLGGNDVGFSSVLATCARVAASDRDGSPCEQHFTADGKDVLAERVTAMEGRVHDVLAEIERRSPAAEVIVVGYPALFPDNGVGCAEVPFAKGDFAYLRDATRKANAALRRQARAAGVHASYADTYTPTVGHDMCRPREERWVESLTPAPDTAAAHPNPSGQFAMAVATLRQIYRP, encoded by the coding sequence GTGTCCCCTTTCGGATTGATCCTGGCCGCCTCGGCCGTCGTCCTCACCCTGACCGCACCGGCCGCGGCGGCCACCCCCGGCGACGACGGGCCCGCCTATGTGGCACTCGGCGACTCCTACGCCTCCGGGGCCGGACTGGCCGGGGTGAAGGACAAGGAGTGCGACCGTACGACCGGCGGCTACCCCAGCCTGATCTCCCGGTTCGCCGCCACGGTGGGGCTGCGCCACACGTTCGACGACGTCACCTGCAGCGGCGCCACCACGAACGACTTCTGGAACTCCCGGGGCACCAGGGCTCCCCAGGCCGACGCGCTCACGGCCCGCACCAGACTCGTCACCCTGACCCTGGGCGGCAACGACGTCGGCTTCAGCAGTGTGCTGGCCACCTGCGCCCGCGTCGCCGCCTCGGACCGGGACGGCAGCCCCTGCGAGCAGCACTTCACGGCGGACGGCAAGGACGTACTGGCCGAGCGCGTCACCGCCATGGAGGGGCGCGTCCACGACGTGCTCGCCGAGATCGAGCGACGCAGTCCCGCCGCCGAGGTGATCGTCGTCGGGTACCCCGCGCTCTTCCCCGACAACGGCGTCGGCTGCGCCGAAGTGCCGTTCGCCAAGGGCGACTTCGCCTATCTGCGGGACGCCACCAGGAAGGCCAACGCGGCGCTGCGCCGCCAGGCGAGGGCCGCCGGCGTCCACGCGTCCTACGCGGACACCTATACGCCCACGGTGGGCCACGACATGTGCCGGCCCCGCGAGGAACGCTGGGTCGAGTCGCTGACCCCGGCCCCGGACACCGCCGCCGCGCACCCCAACCCGTCCGGTCAGTTCGCCATGGCCGTGGCAACCCTGCGGCAGATCTACCGGCCGTAG